The following coding sequences lie in one Corticium candelabrum chromosome 10, ooCorCand1.1, whole genome shotgun sequence genomic window:
- the LOC134185977 gene encoding ATP synthase mitochondrial F1 complex assembly factor 1-like isoform X2: protein MIGRLCWLSARCYGCAARSYSQKSLSSVLRLDLIQEKTGEEIGQLWTHYHKTKDCISAVIAFSGHLCFFTALATFQSLGENAPILLTVTHYPELKNSKGIVLMKGDFTSDLSTLEAQFLANQLQLYYTSRDKARWSLVRNFNFSPQDFDYMLLIKQLERSEVAIDSK from the exons ATGATTGGTCGTCTCTGTTGGCTGTCTGCAAG ATGTTACGGCTGTGCAGCCAGAAGTTACAGTCAAAAG TCGTTGTCTTCAGTTCTTCGACTTGACCTTATTCAAGAGAAAACTGGGGAAGAAATAGGACAG TTGTGGACACATTACCACAAGACCAAGGATTGCATCAGTGCTGTTATTGCA TTCAGTGGTCATCTTTGTTTCTTTACTGCATTAGCAACGTTTCAG TCATTAGGTGAGAATGCTCCAATTCTCTTGACAGTGACTCATTATCCAGAATTAAAGAACTCAAAAG GTATTGTGCTGATGAAAGGAGACTTTACGTCAGATCTG AGTACTTTGGAAGCACAGTTTCTTGCTAACCAACTGCAGCTGTACTACACTTCACGGGATAAAGCCAGATGGTCACTCGTCAGAAACTTTAATTTTTCACCTCAAGATTTTGATTATATGCTGCTAATCAAACAGCTAGAACGGTCTGAGGTAGCCATCGACAGTAAATGA
- the LOC134185976 gene encoding L-threonine ammonia-lyase-like isoform X1, with the protein MSEIMDKEPVRISFEDITAASFRIRDGVVKTLCEKSQLSESIGMELYFKKEFMQYTGSFKERGARNTLKQLTKTQKEIGVIAASAGNHALALAYHGKQLGIPVTVVMPTRAPIMKVTSCRECGATVIIHGDHIGHSKDYATKVGEENGYTYINGYDHPAVLAGQGTIGLEIIEQVPDVDAVVVPVGGGGLLAGIAVAVKALKPEITVIAVESENCPGFSASWKAGHPVKVNSLPTLADGLAVPLVGSNAFATAQPFVDKVITISENHIAIAILRLVENEKAVVEGAGATGFAACIAGGWHFSCRVVIPLCGGNIDTTLLGRCLERGLAADGRLCRFVVTVRDTPGGCAELTKILSEMGACIKDIFHERAWVYSDIFSVEIKCVVETRDAQHGEELHVELEKHYPGRLRWGAAHRRGSASVS; encoded by the exons ATGTCTGAAATAATGGACAAGGAACCGGTGCGAATATCGTTCGAAGACATTACTGCAGCATCTTTTCGTATTAGAGATGGAGTTGTCAAGACTCTGTGTGAG AAGTCGCAGCTGTCGGAATCGATAGGAATGGAGCTCTACTTTAAGAAGGAGTTTATGCAGTACACTGGCAG TTTCAAAGAGAGAGGAGCTCGGAACACACTCAAACAACTGACTAAA ACTCAGAAGGAGATTGGAGTTATTGCTGCATCAGCAGGCAATCATGCTTTAGCACTCGCTTATCACGGAAAGCAACTGGGAATTCCTGTGACTGTTGTGATGCCAACGAGAGCACCTATCATGAAAGTTACATCTTGCAGAGAATGTGGAGCTACTGTCATTATACACGGCGATCATATTGGACAC AGCAAAGACTATGCAACGAAGGTGGGTGAAGAGAACGGATATACTTATATCAATGG ATATGATCATCCAGCTGTATTAGCTGGCCAAGGGACTATTGGGTTGGAAATAATTGAACAGGTTCCAGATGTGGATGCAGTGGTCGTGCCTGTTGGAGGCGGCGGCTTACTAGCTGGAATAGCTGTTGCTGTGAAGGCACTCAAACCTGAAATCACAGTGATT GCAGTGGAGAGTGAGAATTGTCCTGGGTTTTCAGCATCGTGGAAAGCTGGCCATCCTGTCAAAGTGAATAGTTTACCAACTCTTGCGGATG GTTTGGCTGTTCCCTTGGTCGGCTCTAATGCTTTTGCCACTGCACAGCCATTTGTGGATAAAGTCATTACTATCAG TGAAAACCACATTGCCATTGCCATTCTTCGTCTTGTGGAAAATGAGAAAGCAGTCGTTGAAGGAGCAGGGGCTACGGGGTTTGCTGCTTGCATTGCTG GTGGATGGCATTTCTCTTGTAGAGTTGTTATTCCACTTTGTGGTGGTAACATCGATACAACACTTCTCGGTCGATGCTTGGAGCGCGGTCTTGCTGCTGATGGTCGTTTGTGCCGATTTGTGGTGACAGTCAGAGATACTCCGGGTGGTTGTGCAGAGCTTACAAAGATCCTATCTGAAATGGGCGCATG TATCAAGGATATATTTCACGAGAGAGCTTGGGTTTACTCCGATATATTTAGTGTTGAG ATCAAGTGTGTAGTTGAGACACGAGATGCACAACACGGCGAAGAGCTGCATGTAGAATTAGAAAAACATTATCCTGGTCGCTTACGCTGGGGAGCTGCTCACAGAAGAGGCTCGGCGTCAGTGTCATAA
- the LOC134185641 gene encoding DNA mismatch repair protein MutS-like isoform X1 has protein sequence MLGWQRFSLLTTSILRSSLCVHVRLMFTRQVKLARQKKIVRPSEVLESAATPLFGQFRAIKEKYKDYLLLFQVGEFYEFYGDDAVTVSNRTSLRMTQKQGVPMAGFPIWSLDEWVKTLVQEGFKLAVCDQSTSRLPATTNLKHRHVVQLITPGTLLEPSHPEAQYLLAIIFGPADSVGLAWLDLSTGEFKVSICALQSLGEELERIQPVEVIAPAGFVSSIMATSPAKSRNLDLGLAHTRAHLRSATVNEMPNDWFASRCMNTFSPLHTNMSELECQAANILVEYVRYTQREHIPPLLTPCQYASQEHMAIDASARRSLELTRSLGEGTKRGSLLGCIDKTVSAAGRRLLQQRLSAPLLSVDLIRNRLDVVQFFYENPHLATETRSILKTCPDIERILQKISLRRGNEIELNLLYFSMAVGDQLCEMLLTDMLGEPDVRLIPHLTGLQPIEPLLSELERSVKDAGDEKKLMSGYCSEIDDLRMKIVENEMSVDKLALDYRALSGLSRLAIVSHKAYLRVIELGHRTASEFLSKMPTECAAIRVDQTSSKIRFSTTQLQELNNCWQQFNDSLQQCEQAAVESLCNQVTEVATAIRRLASSLAELDVASSLAILAHERGYTRPEVTAGTEFDVQCGVHPIVDVMQEDSSVGNDCNLTSNQMWIITGPNMGGKSTFLRQNALIAILAQIGSFVPAQSARIGVVDRLFARVGASDNLANYQSTFMTEMVETATILSQATARSLVILDEIGRGTSTTDGLAIAWSVLEHLHNITQCRTLSATHYSELGQLVSVLSHAACYQVTANRNSSGIQFAYRVVPGLCSQSFGVDVAHLAGVPHSVTDRAKVILEHLVSVQPKDVLKNLLI, from the exons ATGCTCGGTTGGCAACGATTTTCTCTCCTGACTACATCTATACTACGTTCTTCTTTATGCGTTCACGTGAGGCTAATGTTTACCAGACAAGTTAAGCTTGCACGGCAGAAGAAGATAGTCCGACCATCCGAAGTCCTAGAGAGCGCAGCAACACCTTTGTTTGGCCAGTTTAGAGCAATCAAAGAGAAATACAAAGACTATCTTTTGCTATTTCAAGTTGGAGAGTTTTACGAATTTTATGGAGATGATGCAGTGACTGTGAGCAACAGGACGTCGTTGAGGATGACACAGAAGCAAGGTGTGCCCATGGCTGGCTTCCCTATTTGGTCACTGGATGAATGGGTGAAGACATTGGTACAGGAAGGATTCAAGCTTGCTGTTTGTGACCAATCAACTTCAAG ATTACCTGCTACAACTAACCTCAAACATCGACATGTTGTTCAGTTGATAACTCCCGGCACTCTTCTTGAGCCATCTCATCCTGAAGCTCAGTACTTATTAGCAATTATATTTGGACCTGCTGATTCAGTTGGTCTTGCTTGGCTGGATTTGTCAACCGGTGAATTCAAG GTAAGCATATGTGCACTACAGAGTCTTGGAGAAGAGCTTGAGAGAATTCAACCCGTAGAG GTTATTGCTCCAGCTGGTTTCGTGTCTTCTATAATGGCAACATCGCCTGCCAAGTCACGAAACCTGGATCTTGGACTTGCTCATACTCGAGCTCACCTGAGATCTGCAACAGTCAATGAAATGCCAAATGATTGGTTTGCATCAAG ATGTATGAACACATTTTCGCCTTTGCACACCAACATGTCGGAATTAgag TGTCAGGCTGCAAACATCCTTGTTGAATATGTTAGATATACTCAGAGAGAGCATATTCCTCCTTTACTCACTCCTTGTCAGTATGCCAGTCAAGAGCACATGGCGATTGATGCCAGTGCTAGGCGGTCGTTGGAATTGACAAG GTCTCTAGGTGAAGGAACAAAACGTGGAAGTCTACTGGGCTGTATAGACAAAACTGTTAGTGCAGCTGGCAGACGGTTGTTACAGCAAAGATTGAG TGCTCCTCTACTCTCTGTTGACTTAATCAGAAA TCGTCTGGATGTCGTTCAGTTTTTCTATGAGAATCCACATCTAGCAACAGAAACTCGATCTATTCTTAAGACGTGTCCAGACATAGAGCGAATTTTGCAAAAG ATATCATTACGAAGGGGCAATGAAATAGAACtaaatttattgtatttttcGATGGCCGTTGGAG ACCAGTTGTGTGAGATGCTCTTGACTGACATGTTGGGAGAACCCGATGTACGCCTTATACCACACCTGACTG GTTTGCAACCAATTGAACCACTACTGTCTGAACTTGAGAGATCTGTTAAAGATGCTGGTGACGAGAAGAAGCTGATGTCAG GCTACTGTTCAGAAATTGATGATCTACGTATGAAAATAGTTGAAAATGAGATGTCAGTTGATAAGTTGGCACTAGATTATCG AGCTTTGTCTGGATTGTCTCGACTTGCTATTGTTTCTCATAAGGCCTATTTACGAGTTATTGAATTGGGACATCGGACAGCAAGTGAATTTTTGTCAAAGATGCCAACAGAATGTGCAGCAATCAG AGTTGATCAGACTTCAAGTAAAATTCGGTTTAG CACTACACAATTGCAAGAGTTGAACAATTGTTGGCAACAGTTTAATGACAGTCTTCAGCAATGCGAACAAGCAGCAGTCGAAAGTCTTTGCAATCAG GTAACAGAAGTAGCCACAGCTATTAGACGTTTAGCATCATCTCTTGCTGAACTAGATGTCGCTTCTTCATTAGCCATTCTTGCTCATGAACGA GGTTATACACGACCAGAAGTTACTGCTGGCACTGAATTTGACGTGCAATGTGGCGTTCATCCCATAGTTGATGTTATGCAAGAAG ATTCATCTGTTGGCAATGATTGCAACTTGACATCAAATCAAATGTGGATTATTACTGGTCCCAATATGGGTG GAAAGAGTACATTTCTTCGGCAGAATGCTTTGATAGCTATTCTAGCACAg ATTGGGAGTTTTGTTCCTGCACAGTCAGCCAGGATTGGTGTTGTAGATAGGTTGTTTGCTCGTGTTGGAGCAAGTGACAATTTGGCAAACTACCAGTCGACATTTATGACTGAAATGGTTGAGACGGCTACCATATTGTCTCAGGCAACAGCGCGGTCACTTGTTATATTAGATGAAATTG GTCGAGGGACATCAACAACTGACGGTCTTGCAATAGCATGGTCTGTATTGGAACATCTACATAACATAACAC AATGCAGGACTTTGTCTGCTACTCATTATAGCGAACTTGGACAACTAGTGTCAGTATTGTCGCATGCCGCCTGTTATCAAGTTACCGCAAATCGTAACTCTTCAGGCATACAGTTTGCATATCGAGTTGTG CCTGGTCTTTGCTCGCAGTCGTTTGGCGTTGATGTAGCGCATCTAGCTGGTGTTCCTCATTCTGTTACTGACAGGGCAAAG GTAATTCTTGAGCATCTAGTGTCAGTTCAACCGAAGGATGTCCTCAAGAATTTACTAATTTGA
- the LOC134185976 gene encoding L-threonine ammonia-lyase-like isoform X2, whose amino-acid sequence MSEIMDKEPVRISFEDITAASFRIRDGVVKTLCEKSQLSESIGMELYFKKEFMQYTGSFKERGARNTLKQLTKTQKEIGVIAASAGNHALALAYHGKQLGIPVTVVMPTRAPIMKVTSCRECGATVIIHGDHIGHSKDYATKVGEENGYTYINGYDHPAVLAGQGTIGLEIIEQVPDVDAVVVPVGGGGLLAGIAVAVKALKPEITVIAVESENCPGFSASWKAGHPVKVNSLPTLADGLAVPLVGSNAFATAQPFVDKVITISENHIAIAILRLVENEKAVVEGAGATGFAACIAGMLSELKGKKVVIPLCGGNIDTTLLGRCLERGLAADGRLCRFVVTVRDTPGGCAELTKILSEMGACIKDIFHERAWVYSDIFSVEVCINLYFIYLKRILYIFISCTWYGM is encoded by the exons ATGTCTGAAATAATGGACAAGGAACCGGTGCGAATATCGTTCGAAGACATTACTGCAGCATCTTTTCGTATTAGAGATGGAGTTGTCAAGACTCTGTGTGAG AAGTCGCAGCTGTCGGAATCGATAGGAATGGAGCTCTACTTTAAGAAGGAGTTTATGCAGTACACTGGCAG TTTCAAAGAGAGAGGAGCTCGGAACACACTCAAACAACTGACTAAA ACTCAGAAGGAGATTGGAGTTATTGCTGCATCAGCAGGCAATCATGCTTTAGCACTCGCTTATCACGGAAAGCAACTGGGAATTCCTGTGACTGTTGTGATGCCAACGAGAGCACCTATCATGAAAGTTACATCTTGCAGAGAATGTGGAGCTACTGTCATTATACACGGCGATCATATTGGACAC AGCAAAGACTATGCAACGAAGGTGGGTGAAGAGAACGGATATACTTATATCAATGG ATATGATCATCCAGCTGTATTAGCTGGCCAAGGGACTATTGGGTTGGAAATAATTGAACAGGTTCCAGATGTGGATGCAGTGGTCGTGCCTGTTGGAGGCGGCGGCTTACTAGCTGGAATAGCTGTTGCTGTGAAGGCACTCAAACCTGAAATCACAGTGATT GCAGTGGAGAGTGAGAATTGTCCTGGGTTTTCAGCATCGTGGAAAGCTGGCCATCCTGTCAAAGTGAATAGTTTACCAACTCTTGCGGATG GTTTGGCTGTTCCCTTGGTCGGCTCTAATGCTTTTGCCACTGCACAGCCATTTGTGGATAAAGTCATTACTATCAG TGAAAACCACATTGCCATTGCCATTCTTCGTCTTGTGGAAAATGAGAAAGCAGTCGTTGAAGGAGCAGGGGCTACGGGGTTTGCTGCTTGCATTGCTGGTATGCTATCAGAACTGAAAGGCAAAAA AGTTGTTATTCCACTTTGTGGTGGTAACATCGATACAACACTTCTCGGTCGATGCTTGGAGCGCGGTCTTGCTGCTGATGGTCGTTTGTGCCGATTTGTGGTGACAGTCAGAGATACTCCGGGTGGTTGTGCAGAGCTTACAAAGATCCTATCTGAAATGGGCGCATG TATCAAGGATATATTTCACGAGAGAGCTTGGGTTTACTCCGATATATTTAGTGTTGAGGTAtgtattaatttgtatttcaTTTATTTGAAACGCATACTGTATATTTTTATATCATGTACATGGTATGGCATGTAA
- the LOC134185977 gene encoding ATP synthase mitochondrial F1 complex assembly factor 1-like isoform X1 — protein MIGRLCWLSARCYGCAARSYSQKSLSSVLRLDLIQEKTGEEIGQLWTHYHKTKDCISAVIADTQYDELYARSQLCPRFVYPIPNNGGYEFVYSQFSGHLCFFTALATFQSLGENAPILLTVTHYPELKNSKGIVLMKGDFTSDLSTLEAQFLANQLQLYYTSRDKARWSLVRNFNFSPQDFDYMLLIKQLERSEVAIDSK, from the exons ATGATTGGTCGTCTCTGTTGGCTGTCTGCAAG ATGTTACGGCTGTGCAGCCAGAAGTTACAGTCAAAAG TCGTTGTCTTCAGTTCTTCGACTTGACCTTATTCAAGAGAAAACTGGGGAAGAAATAGGACAG TTGTGGACACATTACCACAAGACCAAGGATTGCATCAGTGCTGTTATTGCA GACACTCAGTATGATGAGCTCTATGCAAGGTCACAACTTTGTCCTCGA TTTGTATATCCTATTCCTAACAATGGTGGATatgagtttgtttattcacaGTTCAGTGGTCATCTTTGTTTCTTTACTGCATTAGCAACGTTTCAG TCATTAGGTGAGAATGCTCCAATTCTCTTGACAGTGACTCATTATCCAGAATTAAAGAACTCAAAAG GTATTGTGCTGATGAAAGGAGACTTTACGTCAGATCTG AGTACTTTGGAAGCACAGTTTCTTGCTAACCAACTGCAGCTGTACTACACTTCACGGGATAAAGCCAGATGGTCACTCGTCAGAAACTTTAATTTTTCACCTCAAGATTTTGATTATATGCTGCTAATCAAACAGCTAGAACGGTCTGAGGTAGCCATCGACAGTAAATGA
- the LOC134185976 gene encoding L-threonine ammonia-lyase-like isoform X3, which produces MYYSNTQTHTHTHTHTHTHTHTHTHTHTRQCGEGLNCEALNVYIAITCTCTTEVIVVQQRIEISQDESSILDSLPSLDISLHSMSEIMDKEPVRISFEDITAASFRIRDGVVKTLCEKSQLSESIGMELYFKKEFMQYTGSFKERGARNTLKQLTKTQKEIGVIAASAGNHALALAYHGKQLGIPVTVVMPTRAPIMKVTSCRECGATVIIHGDHIGHSKDYATKVGEENGYTYINGYDHPAVLAGQGTIGLEIIEQVPDVDAVVVPVGGGGLLAGIAVAVKALKPEITVIAVESENCPGFSASWKAGHPVKVNSLPTLADGLAVPLVGSNAFATAQPFVDKVITISENHIAIAILRLVENEKAVVEGAGATGFAACIAGMLSELKGKKVVIPLCGGNIDTTLLGRCLERGLAADGRLCRFVVTVRDTPGGCAELTKILSEMGACIKDIFHERAWVYSDIFSVEIKCVVETRDAQHGEELHVELEKHYPGRLRWGAAHRRGSASVS; this is translated from the exons ATGTATTACagtaacacacagacacacacacacacacacacacacacacacacacacacacacacacacacacacacacacacacgccagtGCGGAGAAGGTCTGAATTGCGAAGCACTTAATGTTTACATAGCGATTACATGTACGTGTACCACTGAGGTCATTGTCGTCCAACAGCGGAT TGAAATTTCCCAAGACGAGTCATCGATACTAGACTCGCTGCCATCGCTGGATATCTCTCTACACAGTATGTCTGAAATAATGGACAAGGAACCGGTGCGAATATCGTTCGAAGACATTACTGCAGCATCTTTTCGTATTAGAGATGGAGTTGTCAAGACTCTGTGTGAG AAGTCGCAGCTGTCGGAATCGATAGGAATGGAGCTCTACTTTAAGAAGGAGTTTATGCAGTACACTGGCAG TTTCAAAGAGAGAGGAGCTCGGAACACACTCAAACAACTGACTAAA ACTCAGAAGGAGATTGGAGTTATTGCTGCATCAGCAGGCAATCATGCTTTAGCACTCGCTTATCACGGAAAGCAACTGGGAATTCCTGTGACTGTTGTGATGCCAACGAGAGCACCTATCATGAAAGTTACATCTTGCAGAGAATGTGGAGCTACTGTCATTATACACGGCGATCATATTGGACAC AGCAAAGACTATGCAACGAAGGTGGGTGAAGAGAACGGATATACTTATATCAATGG ATATGATCATCCAGCTGTATTAGCTGGCCAAGGGACTATTGGGTTGGAAATAATTGAACAGGTTCCAGATGTGGATGCAGTGGTCGTGCCTGTTGGAGGCGGCGGCTTACTAGCTGGAATAGCTGTTGCTGTGAAGGCACTCAAACCTGAAATCACAGTGATT GCAGTGGAGAGTGAGAATTGTCCTGGGTTTTCAGCATCGTGGAAAGCTGGCCATCCTGTCAAAGTGAATAGTTTACCAACTCTTGCGGATG GTTTGGCTGTTCCCTTGGTCGGCTCTAATGCTTTTGCCACTGCACAGCCATTTGTGGATAAAGTCATTACTATCAG TGAAAACCACATTGCCATTGCCATTCTTCGTCTTGTGGAAAATGAGAAAGCAGTCGTTGAAGGAGCAGGGGCTACGGGGTTTGCTGCTTGCATTGCTGGTATGCTATCAGAACTGAAAGGCAAAAA AGTTGTTATTCCACTTTGTGGTGGTAACATCGATACAACACTTCTCGGTCGATGCTTGGAGCGCGGTCTTGCTGCTGATGGTCGTTTGTGCCGATTTGTGGTGACAGTCAGAGATACTCCGGGTGGTTGTGCAGAGCTTACAAAGATCCTATCTGAAATGGGCGCATG TATCAAGGATATATTTCACGAGAGAGCTTGGGTTTACTCCGATATATTTAGTGTTGAG ATCAAGTGTGTAGTTGAGACACGAGATGCACAACACGGCGAAGAGCTGCATGTAGAATTAGAAAAACATTATCCTGGTCGCTTACGCTGGGGAGCTGCTCACAGAAGAGGCTCGGCGTCAGTGTCATAA
- the LOC134185945 gene encoding small ribosomal subunit protein uS14-like, producing the protein MATFPVLQRSVQRLFDCRVSSWGATASQVCVRWGCWVTRDVRRRQTVAKHAPKRLRLKSIAECRLLPEELRQRAARELHEMPRDGSITRIRNRCVLTGRPRGVLTDFRLCRHAFRRLADSSQLPGITRSSW; encoded by the exons ATGGCAACGTTTCCAGTTTTGCAACGATCGGTGCAACGAT TGTTCGATTGTCGAGTGTCCAGTTGGGGTGCAACAGCATCGCAGGTTTGTGTCCGCTGGGGTTGCTGGGTGACTAGAGATGTGAGACGTCGCCAGACTGTAGCCAAACATGCTCCAAAGCGACTTCGCTTGAAATCAATCGCTGAATGCCGACTACTGCCAGAGGAGCTGCGACAGAGAGCAGCAAGAGAATTGCACGAGATGCCAAGAGATGGGAGTATTACACGTATCAGGAATCGCTGTGTATTGACTGGTCGACCTAGAGGAGTACTGACAGACTTTCGCCTGTGTCGTCACGCGTTTAGGAGATTAGCTGATTCCTCTCAGTTGCCAGGCATTACCAGGTCGTCATGGTGA
- the LOC134185641 gene encoding DNA mismatch repair protein MutS-like isoform X2, which produces MATSPAKSRNLDLGLAHTRAHLRSATVNEMPNDWFASRCMNTFSPLHTNMSELECQAANILVEYVRYTQREHIPPLLTPCQYASQEHMAIDASARRSLELTRSLGEGTKRGSLLGCIDKTVSAAGRRLLQQRLSAPLLSVDLIRNRLDVVQFFYENPHLATETRSILKTCPDIERILQKISLRRGNEIELNLLYFSMAVGDQLCEMLLTDMLGEPDVRLIPHLTGLQPIEPLLSELERSVKDAGDEKKLMSGYCSEIDDLRMKIVENEMSVDKLALDYRALSGLSRLAIVSHKAYLRVIELGHRTASEFLSKMPTECAAIRVDQTSSKIRFSTTQLQELNNCWQQFNDSLQQCEQAAVESLCNQVTEVATAIRRLASSLAELDVASSLAILAHERGYTRPEVTAGTEFDVQCGVHPIVDVMQEDSSVGNDCNLTSNQMWIITGPNMGGKSTFLRQNALIAILAQIGSFVPAQSARIGVVDRLFARVGASDNLANYQSTFMTEMVETATILSQATARSLVILDEIGRGTSTTDGLAIAWSVLEHLHNITQCRTLSATHYSELGQLVSVLSHAACYQVTANRNSSGIQFAYRVVPGLCSQSFGVDVAHLAGVPHSVTDRAKVILEHLVSVQPKDVLKNLLI; this is translated from the exons ATGGCAACATCGCCTGCCAAGTCACGAAACCTGGATCTTGGACTTGCTCATACTCGAGCTCACCTGAGATCTGCAACAGTCAATGAAATGCCAAATGATTGGTTTGCATCAAG ATGTATGAACACATTTTCGCCTTTGCACACCAACATGTCGGAATTAgag TGTCAGGCTGCAAACATCCTTGTTGAATATGTTAGATATACTCAGAGAGAGCATATTCCTCCTTTACTCACTCCTTGTCAGTATGCCAGTCAAGAGCACATGGCGATTGATGCCAGTGCTAGGCGGTCGTTGGAATTGACAAG GTCTCTAGGTGAAGGAACAAAACGTGGAAGTCTACTGGGCTGTATAGACAAAACTGTTAGTGCAGCTGGCAGACGGTTGTTACAGCAAAGATTGAG TGCTCCTCTACTCTCTGTTGACTTAATCAGAAA TCGTCTGGATGTCGTTCAGTTTTTCTATGAGAATCCACATCTAGCAACAGAAACTCGATCTATTCTTAAGACGTGTCCAGACATAGAGCGAATTTTGCAAAAG ATATCATTACGAAGGGGCAATGAAATAGAACtaaatttattgtatttttcGATGGCCGTTGGAG ACCAGTTGTGTGAGATGCTCTTGACTGACATGTTGGGAGAACCCGATGTACGCCTTATACCACACCTGACTG GTTTGCAACCAATTGAACCACTACTGTCTGAACTTGAGAGATCTGTTAAAGATGCTGGTGACGAGAAGAAGCTGATGTCAG GCTACTGTTCAGAAATTGATGATCTACGTATGAAAATAGTTGAAAATGAGATGTCAGTTGATAAGTTGGCACTAGATTATCG AGCTTTGTCTGGATTGTCTCGACTTGCTATTGTTTCTCATAAGGCCTATTTACGAGTTATTGAATTGGGACATCGGACAGCAAGTGAATTTTTGTCAAAGATGCCAACAGAATGTGCAGCAATCAG AGTTGATCAGACTTCAAGTAAAATTCGGTTTAG CACTACACAATTGCAAGAGTTGAACAATTGTTGGCAACAGTTTAATGACAGTCTTCAGCAATGCGAACAAGCAGCAGTCGAAAGTCTTTGCAATCAG GTAACAGAAGTAGCCACAGCTATTAGACGTTTAGCATCATCTCTTGCTGAACTAGATGTCGCTTCTTCATTAGCCATTCTTGCTCATGAACGA GGTTATACACGACCAGAAGTTACTGCTGGCACTGAATTTGACGTGCAATGTGGCGTTCATCCCATAGTTGATGTTATGCAAGAAG ATTCATCTGTTGGCAATGATTGCAACTTGACATCAAATCAAATGTGGATTATTACTGGTCCCAATATGGGTG GAAAGAGTACATTTCTTCGGCAGAATGCTTTGATAGCTATTCTAGCACAg ATTGGGAGTTTTGTTCCTGCACAGTCAGCCAGGATTGGTGTTGTAGATAGGTTGTTTGCTCGTGTTGGAGCAAGTGACAATTTGGCAAACTACCAGTCGACATTTATGACTGAAATGGTTGAGACGGCTACCATATTGTCTCAGGCAACAGCGCGGTCACTTGTTATATTAGATGAAATTG GTCGAGGGACATCAACAACTGACGGTCTTGCAATAGCATGGTCTGTATTGGAACATCTACATAACATAACAC AATGCAGGACTTTGTCTGCTACTCATTATAGCGAACTTGGACAACTAGTGTCAGTATTGTCGCATGCCGCCTGTTATCAAGTTACCGCAAATCGTAACTCTTCAGGCATACAGTTTGCATATCGAGTTGTG CCTGGTCTTTGCTCGCAGTCGTTTGGCGTTGATGTAGCGCATCTAGCTGGTGTTCCTCATTCTGTTACTGACAGGGCAAAG GTAATTCTTGAGCATCTAGTGTCAGTTCAACCGAAGGATGTCCTCAAGAATTTACTAATTTGA